GCTCCCACGATCGATGTCAACAATAATCCCAAGAACCCCGTCATCGGTGTACGTAGCTTCGGCTCTATCCCTGCAAGGGTGTCGGCATTGGGGTTGGCGTTTTCTTCGGGCTTGGAGTCTGAGGGTGTGCTCTCTTGCGCCAAGCACTTCCCGGGGCATGGTAATACGGATGTCGACTCGCATAAGGGATTGCCTACGATCAATGGCACAAGGACTACGCTTGATGCGGTCGAGCTTGCTCCCTTCAAAGCCTACATCGATAAAGGCTTGGGAGCTGTCATGGTAGGACATCTCAAAGTCCCTGCTCTCGGTACGGGTGCACGTCCCACATCCATTGTCAAGGGGGTTGTTACAGGGCTGTTGAAACAAGAAATGGGCTTCGGGGGACTTGTAGTCACCGATGGGCTCGGTATGGAAGGGGTACTCACGGACAAGACACTCTCCGTCGCTGTCGAAGCCTTCAAGGCAGGCAACCATGTCCTCTTGGCTTCCATAGATCCGGCCAAAGATCTGCAAGCTCTCAGCCAAGCACTCTTATCAGGCGAAATCTCCAAAGAGGAGGTCATCCGACGTTGTCGTGAGCTCCTTGCCATGAAATGGGCCGTGGGAGCTCATCTTGCCGAACCTCTGTCTCCGAATGCCCTCTACGAAGACCTTGCACCTGTTGCACACAAAGCCTTGATCGAACAGATGAACGATAAGGCAATGACTTTGGTCAAGAACGATGACCAAATCCTCCCCATACGATCTCTCCCCAAGGGGGCAAGGGTCGCCTTGCTCAGGTACGGTACTCAGTCTTGTGGTACCCTGCTTCGGACGATGAAGAAGCACTACGAAGTCGCATCGTTTGCTCTCTCCCCCAATGCCTCTCAGCAGGAGAAAAATAATGTCTATGCCCAACTCAAAAATTACGATACTGTCATCGTTGCCTTGACCTCAGACAAGATTAGACCCGATGCCGGCATGATCACACTATCCAAGGCTACTCATACCATCCTTGTGGCTATGACTTCACCTTATGTGCTTCTGGCTTTTGATCGTATGATCCCACATGTCAAAGCCGTCGCCATAGGCTATGAGATGACCGAGGGGGCGCAACGCTCCATGGGTGATGCCCTCTGGGGGGGCAAGGGGTTTGAGGGTAAGTTGCCTGTAGATCTTACTCCTATTTTTAAGGTCGGTACAGGATTCAAGACAACGGTCATACGCCTCGGAGAGGGAGAGCCTGAGAACGTGGGCTTGTCTTCCTTGGGCTTGCAAAAGGTCGATGAGATCGCTCTCGAAGGACTGCGTAAGAAAGCCTATCCCGGCTGTCAAGTCCTGATTGCCAAGGAGGGCAAGATTGTCTACAACAAATCTTTCGGTACGAAAGATACAGCGCACAAGGATAGTGTCACCTCGGAGACCCTTTACGATCTGGCTTCTGTCACCAAAGCTATTGCCACTACCCCTCTCGTGATGATTGCCGAGGATCGACAGCGTCTCTCCATCAACGAACCCATAGGCAAGTACTTGGACTATCTGAGATACAGCAACAAGGGTGGAATCAAGGTCTCGGACCTGCTTCATCATACAGGAGGGATGCCGGCGAGCATCCTTTTTTATCATACCCTTATCGATCCGAAGTCTTATGTTGCGCCTTTGATCACCCATCGGAAGAAGAAGGGGTACCCCACACAGATAGCACGTAAGAGTTTTGCTCGCAGAGGGTTCAGGTATCTGAGCAGCATGGTGTCGAAAGATTCTTCGGCACTCTATCCCATACGCTTTGCGCCCAAGATGTATCTCCATGTGAGCGTTAAGGATAGTATCCGTGCAGCCATCAGGGATGCCGAGCTCAGTGTCCCCCGAAAAGGATTCAGATACAGTGATATCGACTTTCTCCTTCTTCAAGATATTTTGGAACAAGTACAGCAGAAGCCTATCGACATCCTCTTTGCCGAACAGTTGGCACAGCCCCTCGGACTGCATCGTCTGTTGTATCAGCCTTATAAGAGATTTGGAAAAGGAGAGATAGCGCAAGGTCAGACGGACAACTTCTTACGTCATGCCACACTAAGGGGGGATGTCGATGATGAGTCCGCTGCGATGAGGGGTGGTGTTTCGGGAAATGCGGGGCTGTATGGCAATGCCGAAAGTCTTGCGGTGCTTCTGCAGATGTTGCTCAATGAGGGAACTTATGCAGGTGCTCAGATCGTCCGCCCTGAGACTGTTCGAAAGTTCGCCACGGCACGTCATCGTACTTCGCCTTATGCTTTGGGCTTCGACAGACACCGAGGTAAGGGTGAATCCGGGCCGGTGGCAGATGTCGCTCCAATAAGTACCTACGGGCATACGGGGTTTACCGGCACATGCTTCTGGGTCGATCCCGAAAATAAGATCATCTTCATTTTTCTCAGCAACCGTGGGGCTTACAAGCGTTGGAACTCCGTCTTGCTCGAACTCAACATTCGTCCTCGTATCCAAGAAGCTATCTATGATGCTCTCCTAACTCCATTTCCGGGGCTACCCAAAACCGGACAAGGTGGCACACATCTCCCTTTCTTGAATATCGAATACGAAGAGTAACACTTCTATCCTCGAGACTATAACAGAACCCGCACATAATCAGTGTCCGGAGCACCTTCTGTCGGGCGACAAAAATGTGAGAGTGTAAGAAAATTTATTTCAATAAGTCCGGCTGTCGGGTAACTTTGGTAATCACCTTTGAGATCGACTCCAGCCCGAAGTCCTTGGGGGTTAGTTCGGCGATCGGGATGAGAAGGAGTTCGCTCACATCGTCTCTGCCTTTGCCCACATATGGGCTCAGATCTTTCATTTTGACGTGGAAGATGAGGTCTGTTGTGTGTACCTCAAATCCACTGTAAGGGTAGATATTCGGTTCTGAGAAAAGATAATGCAGAGGAGTGATGATTTGTGCTTGGATCTCCGAAGCATTCAGGTCGATGCCGGTCTCTTCGTAGAGCTCACGGATGGCAGCCTCTTCCACGGTCTCATGCAGATCCACAAATCCTCCAGGCAGGTCATAAGATCCACGTGCAGGCTCGTTCGCCCTTATTGCCACGAGCAGTCGATCTTGTTTGTCTGTGACGAGCAGAGCACAAGCCGACGAGGGGTTGAAGTAATAGACGAAGTCACAAGCTTCACAATGATTGGCCTTGACATTACGAGCGACAAAGGTGTGTTTGCCACAGCGAGGACAGTATTTGAACTGCGATAGAGGATGGGTATTCATACGAAGAAATCAGGATTGGAGCTCCGTCAGTGGAGTATGAAGTAGATCAAGTCCATGATGACCTCACCTTGGTCGGTATACCCTCCATACATTCCTTTGCTACGAGCATCACACTTACGGAGGTAAGAGATGATGTTGATCACCTTGGGAGCCGAATAGTTGCGCAGACCTGCCATGAAGTCTCGTACTTGGAAAGGTTTGGCGAGCCCCAAGTGTCTCATCACGCCACCTTCCGTCTTGTCCGGGGCATAAAAGGCGATCAGCAGGTCGCTGAAGTAGTTGAACAGCATCGATACCGTTGCTTGTACGGGCGAACCCTTAGGATCATTGGACATCATGATACCAAGTTTGGTAGCCTTGCCTCGATCCTTGTTGGCCAAGGCACTCTTGAGTTCAAAAACACTCACCTGTCTGGTCACAGAAGTGTACTTCTCGATCATCTCTGTCGTGACGAGAGGCGAACCACCCTCTTTGGCAATGACTTCGAGCTTCTCCAGCTCCTTGTCTATCTGAACGATGTCCGTCCCCAGATGCTCCATCAACATCTGCAGAGCCGAGCTGTCGAGTTTCAATCCGTGTTCGTCTGCGAGGTTGTCGATGTACTTATGCATCTCGTACTCGCGTATCTCTTTCGACTCTACTGCAAGGCCGGCCTTTTCCAAGGCCTTGAATGCCTTCTGTCTGCTGTCGGGCTTGGCTCCTTTGAACGAAAGAATGAGGATATTGCTTCCCGGTAAGCGTGTGGTGAGGGCTTCAAGAGGATCAAGACCTGAGAGGTGCTGGGCTTCGCGCACGACAACGACCACCCGCTCACTCATCATAGGATAACGCATCACCGTAGTGGTGACATCCGCTCCATTGGTCTCATTGCCATAGAGCAATGTGTAGTTGAAGTCCATCGCATCAGGCGACATATAGGTCGAGACGAGTTTGCGCTCGATCTTGTCCGTGAAATAAGGCTCATCTCCATACAACAGATATATATTGTGCGGAGACTTATCCTTTCGGATACTTTTGAGGACGGATGCGGGATCTTCGGATTTTGCCATTATCTTTGTGCCATAAATAGATTAAGCAAATTTATACCTTTTATCCTGATGAAGCAAGGCGAAGGCTCCGATAACACCACCGGGCGAGGGACAATCTTCGACCCCTTGCGACAGAAATATGTCGCCCTTACACCCGAAGAGCGTGTGAGGCAGGTCTTTGTGAAGTTTCTCATGGAGCGCATGGAATATCCCATGGGCTTGATGGCTAATGAGTATGCCATCAAGGTCGGGAGGTTGGAGAAGCGGTGCGATACTGTCGTCTTTGACAGGCATCTCACCCCACTTATGGTGATCGAGTACAAAGCCCCCCATATCGCTCTTACCCAAGCCGTCATCGATCAAGTATTCAGGTACAATTCGGTTCTCCGTGTCCCTTATATCGTTGTCACCAACGGCACGCAGATAGGTGTCTTCCGCGTCGGCTACGATGGAGCACCCACCGAGCAACTCCCTCATTTGCCCACTTATCCCTCTCTGCTCGCTCTTTGAGTGTTTCTTTTTTCAGTTCTTAATACTTGTCTTATCGACCTGTAAGACTTTTTTGTGGCGGACCGGTAACCCTTTCTTGAGGTGAAGAATAGAACTTAGAAACGATAGCCGATCGTTGCGTGTATACCGAAGATAGAGGGATGGTCCGAAAGGCTCAAGAGATGCATCGTGCTGTATTGTAGACTTAGCCCGAGCATCACACGGTTATACTCGATGCCTCCACCAGCCTGAAGTCCCACATCAAAGGTCTGAAAGATGTGGTCATCACGCTCCAAATCTATTTCGAAGGAGTGATCAGGTTTACCTGGCTTATTTTCATTTTTTATCCGCTTAGGTCTCTCATTTCCAAGTCCTAATTCCCCATAACATCCGCCATTGACAAATATATTTGTCTTGTCATTGATAAGAAAACGGGTATTGAAGAGTATGGGGACACTGAGATAGTGTGCCTTTTTGTCCTTGAGCTCGACAAAGCCCTTGTCTTTTAACATCAGCTTGTTCCCTTTCGAGGAGTAGTAGAGGCCCGCTTGGATAGAGAAGTCTACAGTCTGTCCCACCAAAAAGATATAGTCCATCGAGCCTCCGAGACGAAATCCGCTCTTGACTATTGAGCTTTCATTTTTGGATATATTGAAAGATTGGTAACCTCCTTGCACAATAAATGAATAGTATTGCTGAGCCATTGTCGGGATGCAGAGTAAGCTCAAAATGATGAATAAAATCTTTTTCATGACAAATCACTTTTATGTTCTTGACTTTTATCATAGTTTAGACATCATAAATATACGGGTTTTTATAAAACTCTGTGTTGGAAATGAGATTGAAATTCTATGAGTCTCTAAGGAATTTTTACTTCTTTTGGGAGTGGCTTCTGTGAGTTATATTCTATCTTTTTGATGACATAAGTTACATTTCCAATTGTTTTTTGAAAATAGTGAAGTGAACATCATTGTTGGGATATTCATTCTGTTTTGAGTCTAATATCGAAGTGTGAGAGACGCAACATGTGTACTCTTGCGTGAGCCCTTTTTGTTGAAATAATAACTAACTTTGGGGTGATTTTTAGGTTTTATTTTGAATTAGGTAGATATTTAGTGTTTTATGGATTCAGCAAAGAGACAAAACTTTTTCAGTGGGTTGTTGCTTGTCTTTGTTATGGCAGCGATAGCATGGGGACTCGGTATGATCCCATTTGTCGGGAAGGTGCTAAAGATCAGTCCGCTCATTATCGGCATCCTCCTCGGGATGTTGTATGCCAACACCCTACGCAGTCGGATGCCCGAGACTTGGATGTCGGGTGTGAAGTTTTCTTCCAAAAGGATATTGAGACTTGCTATCGTCTTTTATGGTTTTCGTCTCACTCTCGGTAGTATCGTCAGTGTCGGAGTATCTGCTCTTGTCATAGATATACTCATTGTCACATCAGTCATATTGCTCGGACTTTTTGTCGGAAAGTTGCTTCGTTTGGACAAGGAGACAACACTACTCACTGCCGTGGGGAGTGCTGTCTGTGGCGCCGCTGCGGTACTCGGTGCTGAGTCTGTGGTGAAGGCCAAACCCGAGAAGACCGTCATTGCTGTTGCTACTGTCGTCATCTTTGGGACAATCTCGATGTTGCTTTACCCTATATTGTATAGTGTGGGCGTTTTTGATCTTTCTCCTCAGGTCATGGGGATATACACAGGTTCTACTTTGCACGAGGTCGCTCATGTGGCCGGTGCAGGGGAAGCGATGAGTACTGCAAGTGGCGTAGCTGAGTTGGCGGGCATTGCGACGATCACCAAGATGATCCGAGTGATCTTGCTTGCCCCGGTGCTTCTGATCATCAGTTTTTTCTTAAATAGACGTAAGGGTGGTAGCGAAGAGCGAAGTCGTATATCTATACCTTGGTTTGCGATCTGGTTTATGGTCATGATCGGACTCAATACGCTTTTACTCCACTTGGCAGGTGAATGGGGTTTTTCCGAACAATATAAGATCATCATCAGGGTGATCGAGAAGATCGATACATTTGCCCTTACTATGGCGATGACTGCCCTTGGTATGGATGCTATGGTATCTAAGTTTAGGGAAGCAGGTATGCGCCCTTTTATCATGGCAGGGGTGCTGTTCTTGTGGTTGGTCGGATTTGGCTACCTTTTGGCAAGTACGGTGCCTGCGCTATGGGTATAGTCGGATTGGACTGAAAATATTTTTGAGTTTGATTCCTTGTATTATAAAGAGTCTCTAATTCAGATAGTTTTCGTTGTCTGAGGAAAGAATATCGATGTCTTTCTC
This is a stretch of genomic DNA from Porphyromonas cangingivalis. It encodes these proteins:
- a CDS encoding glycoside hydrolase family 3 N-terminal domain-containing protein yields the protein MRYIHTLIALLVSASSLMAQRVPNILAGREAKAYAYADSVMKGLSDKEMLAQFIMPMVWPKSDAQSLKSWDDMVAVKRYGGVLFQKGDPKVQLAMINHMRKRAKIPMLVSADAEWGLSMRLSHTLRYPKNIMLGAADDTALAYRYGKAVAYEMKRMGIHINFAPTIDVNNNPKNPVIGVRSFGSIPARVSALGLAFSSGLESEGVLSCAKHFPGHGNTDVDSHKGLPTINGTRTTLDAVELAPFKAYIDKGLGAVMVGHLKVPALGTGARPTSIVKGVVTGLLKQEMGFGGLVVTDGLGMEGVLTDKTLSVAVEAFKAGNHVLLASIDPAKDLQALSQALLSGEISKEEVIRRCRELLAMKWAVGAHLAEPLSPNALYEDLAPVAHKALIEQMNDKAMTLVKNDDQILPIRSLPKGARVALLRYGTQSCGTLLRTMKKHYEVASFALSPNASQQEKNNVYAQLKNYDTVIVALTSDKIRPDAGMITLSKATHTILVAMTSPYVLLAFDRMIPHVKAVAIGYEMTEGAQRSMGDALWGGKGFEGKLPVDLTPIFKVGTGFKTTVIRLGEGEPENVGLSSLGLQKVDEIALEGLRKKAYPGCQVLIAKEGKIVYNKSFGTKDTAHKDSVTSETLYDLASVTKAIATTPLVMIAEDRQRLSINEPIGKYLDYLRYSNKGGIKVSDLLHHTGGMPASILFYHTLIDPKSYVAPLITHRKKKGYPTQIARKSFARRGFRYLSSMVSKDSSALYPIRFAPKMYLHVSVKDSIRAAIRDAELSVPRKGFRYSDIDFLLLQDILEQVQQKPIDILFAEQLAQPLGLHRLLYQPYKRFGKGEIAQGQTDNFLRHATLRGDVDDESAAMRGGVSGNAGLYGNAESLAVLLQMLLNEGTYAGAQIVRPETVRKFATARHRTSPYALGFDRHRGKGESGPVADVAPISTYGHTGFTGTCFWVDPENKIIFIFLSNRGAYKRWNSVLLELNIRPRIQEAIYDALLTPFPGLPKTGQGGTHLPFLNIEYEE
- the holA gene encoding DNA polymerase III subunit delta, whose protein sequence is MAKSEDPASVLKSIRKDKSPHNIYLLYGDEPYFTDKIERKLVSTYMSPDAMDFNYTLLYGNETNGADVTTTVMRYPMMSERVVVVVREAQHLSGLDPLEALTTRLPGSNILILSFKGAKPDSRQKAFKALEKAGLAVESKEIREYEMHKYIDNLADEHGLKLDSSALQMLMEHLGTDIVQIDKELEKLEVIAKEGGSPLVTTEMIEKYTSVTRQVSVFELKSALANKDRGKATKLGIMMSNDPKGSPVQATVSMLFNYFSDLLIAFYAPDKTEGGVMRHLGLAKPFQVRDFMAGLRNYSAPKVINIISYLRKCDARSKGMYGGYTDQGEVIMDLIYFILH
- a CDS encoding outer membrane beta-barrel protein; protein product: MKKILFIILSLLCIPTMAQQYYSFIVQGGYQSFNISKNESSIVKSGFRLGGSMDYIFLVGQTVDFSIQAGLYYSSKGNKLMLKDKGFVELKDKKAHYLSVPILFNTRFLINDKTNIFVNGGCYGELGLGNERPKRIKNENKPGKPDHSFEIDLERDDHIFQTFDVGLQAGGGIEYNRVMLGLSLQYSTMHLLSLSDHPSIFGIHATIGYRF
- a CDS encoding type I restriction enzyme HsdR N-terminal domain-containing protein, which codes for MKQGEGSDNTTGRGTIFDPLRQKYVALTPEERVRQVFVKFLMERMEYPMGLMANEYAIKVGRLEKRCDTVVFDRHLTPLMVIEYKAPHIALTQAVIDQVFRYNSVLRVPYIVVTNGTQIGVFRVGYDGAPTEQLPHLPTYPSLLAL
- a CDS encoding NUDIX hydrolase — translated: MNTHPLSQFKYCPRCGKHTFVARNVKANHCEACDFVYYFNPSSACALLVTDKQDRLLVAIRANEPARGSYDLPGGFVDLHETVEEAAIRELYEETGIDLNASEIQAQIITPLHYLFSEPNIYPYSGFEVHTTDLIFHVKMKDLSPYVGKGRDDVSELLLIPIAELTPKDFGLESISKVITKVTRQPDLLK
- a CDS encoding YeiH family protein; translation: MDSAKRQNFFSGLLLVFVMAAIAWGLGMIPFVGKVLKISPLIIGILLGMLYANTLRSRMPETWMSGVKFSSKRILRLAIVFYGFRLTLGSIVSVGVSALVIDILIVTSVILLGLFVGKLLRLDKETTLLTAVGSAVCGAAAVLGAESVVKAKPEKTVIAVATVVIFGTISMLLYPILYSVGVFDLSPQVMGIYTGSTLHEVAHVAGAGEAMSTASGVAELAGIATITKMIRVILLAPVLLIISFFLNRRKGGSEERSRISIPWFAIWFMVMIGLNTLLLHLAGEWGFSEQYKIIIRVIEKIDTFALTMAMTALGMDAMVSKFREAGMRPFIMAGVLFLWLVGFGYLLASTVPALWV